One window from the genome of Cryobacterium sp. GrIS_2_6 encodes:
- a CDS encoding Lrp/AsnC family transcriptional regulator: protein MDNTLVALLQADSRMSNSRLATAAGIAESTCIARVRSLVTRGIITRFTTLVDPKALGLGLQALISVSIRSGARTQIPAFRDEIRAMPRVVQVFFLGGTEDFIIHLVARDSDDVRDFVLENLSANPAVASTRTSLVFEHHYNGLSSGK from the coding sequence GTGGACAATACGCTCGTGGCCCTCCTCCAGGCCGACTCGCGGATGAGCAACAGCCGCCTCGCGACCGCCGCGGGGATCGCGGAATCGACGTGCATCGCCAGGGTGCGCTCCCTCGTCACGCGCGGCATCATCACCCGGTTCACGACGCTCGTCGACCCGAAGGCGCTCGGGCTCGGCCTGCAGGCCCTGATCAGTGTCAGCATCCGCTCGGGGGCGCGCACGCAGATCCCGGCGTTCCGGGACGAGATCCGGGCGATGCCGCGGGTCGTGCAGGTCTTCTTCCTCGGCGGCACCGAGGACTTCATCATCCATCTCGTGGCCCGCGACTCCGACGATGTGCGCGACTTCGTGCTCGAGAACCTGTCGGCGAACCCCGCGGTCGCATCGACGCGCACGAGCCTGGTCTTCGAGCACCACTACAACGGGCTCTCCTCGGGCAAGTAG